A stretch of Nonomuraea africana DNA encodes these proteins:
- a CDS encoding methionyl-tRNA formyltransferase — MRIVMFGYQTWGHRTLSALLDSGHEVVLVVTHPRSEHVYERIWNDSVADLAAAHGVPVLLRNRPDDEELMVRLKEADPDLIVANNWRTWIPPEIFTLPRHGTLNVHDSLLPAYAGFSPLIWALINGEKEVGVTAHMMDEDLDAGDIVLQRAVPVGPEDTATDLFHRTVDLIAPIVTESLALIASGRTDWTPQDRSRASFFHKRAIEDSEIDWTWPAEDIARLVRAQSDPYPNAFTHYNGARLRVLKASVSTGRYGGTPGRVFIREGDGVVIVAGAEARKGRSHGLVIERVRTEDGADLPATEVFRTMGGYLSRRP, encoded by the coding sequence ATGCGGATCGTGATGTTCGGCTACCAGACCTGGGGGCACCGCACGCTGAGCGCGCTGCTCGACTCGGGCCACGAGGTCGTCCTGGTCGTGACACATCCCAGGAGCGAGCACGTCTACGAGCGGATCTGGAACGACTCGGTGGCCGACCTGGCCGCGGCGCACGGCGTGCCCGTGCTGCTGCGCAACCGTCCCGACGACGAGGAGCTCATGGTCAGGCTGAAGGAGGCCGACCCCGACCTCATCGTCGCCAACAACTGGCGCACCTGGATCCCGCCGGAGATCTTCACCCTGCCCCGCCACGGCACCCTCAACGTGCACGACTCGCTGCTGCCGGCCTACGCGGGCTTCTCCCCGCTGATCTGGGCGCTCATCAACGGCGAGAAGGAGGTGGGCGTCACTGCCCACATGATGGACGAGGACCTCGACGCCGGAGACATCGTGCTGCAGCGCGCGGTGCCCGTGGGCCCCGAGGACACCGCCACCGACCTGTTCCACCGCACCGTCGACCTGATCGCCCCCATCGTCACCGAGTCGCTGGCCCTCATCGCCTCCGGACGCACCGACTGGACGCCCCAGGACAGGTCGAGGGCCAGCTTCTTCCACAAGCGCGCGATCGAGGACAGCGAGATCGACTGGACCTGGCCCGCCGAGGACATCGCCAGGCTGGTGCGCGCGCAGTCCGACCCGTATCCGAACGCCTTCACCCACTACAACGGCGCCCGCCTGCGGGTGCTGAAGGCCTCGGTCTCCACCGGCAGGTACGGCGGCACGCCGGGCCGCGTCTTCATCCGCGAGGGCGACGGCGTCGTCATCGTCGCGGGCGCCGAGGCCCGCAAGGGGCGCAGCCACGGCCTGGTGATCGAGCGCGTCCGCACCGAGGACGGCGCCGACCTGCCCGCCACCGAGGTCTTCCGCACGATGGGCGGCTACCTCAGCCGCCGGCCCTGA